In Hevea brasiliensis isolate MT/VB/25A 57/8 chromosome 13, ASM3005281v1, whole genome shotgun sequence, a single genomic region encodes these proteins:
- the LOC110633852 gene encoding uncharacterized protein LOC110633852 isoform X1, whose amino-acid sequence MVRAYVQEHVYKHPWERVTSASWRKFTDPENKRILSHILEVDTLNWKLDRESGKLYTTRAVTVHAPGPWFIRKIIGQDICHCVESTVVDAQTQSMQLTSRNISLQKFIEVEEKIRYNPHPENPSEWTLCQQETSIRIKPLSALASMAEKIEQRCVEKFLHNSAKGREVMERICKYLEAESRGITL is encoded by the coding sequence ATGGTAAGAGCATATGTGCAAGAGCATGTGTACAAGCATCCATGGGAGAGGGTAACTTCTGCATCTTGGCGCAAGTTTACTGACCCTGAGAACAAGCGGATTCTATCCCATATCCTTGAAGTCGACACTCTGAACTGGAAGCTTGATCGGGAATCTGGGAAACTTTACACAACTCGTGCTGTTACAGTGCATGCTCCTGGACCATGGTTCATTCGTAAAATTATTGGTCAGGACATTTGTCATTGTGTTGAATCAACAGTTGTTGATGCTCAAACTCAGTCAATGCAGCTTACCAGTCGTAACATCAGTCTCCAGAAGTTCATAGAAGTTGAGGAGAAGATTCGCTACAACCCTCACCCTGAAAATCCTAGTGAGTGGACACTTTGTCAGCAGGAGACAAGTATACGGATCAAGCCATTATCTGCGTTGGCATCAATGGCAGAGAAGATAGAACAACGTTGTGTTGAGAAGTTCTTGCATAATAGTGCAAAGGGTAGAGAGGTTATGGAGAGGATCTGCAAATATCTTGAAGCAGAATCTAGAGGAATTACTCTGTAA